GGCGCCGAGGTGGTCGCCCTGCTGAAGACCGGCTCGGCGTACTACGCCCCGTCGGCCGCCGCCGCCCGGATGGCCAAGGCCGTCGCCGAGGACTCTGGCGAGATCATGCCGGTCTGCGCCTGGGTCGACGGCGAGTACGGCATCTCCGGCGTCTACCTGGGCGTCGAGGCCGAGATCGGCCGCGAGGGCATCCGCCGGATCGTCGAGACCGACCTTGACGCCGACGAGCTGGCCAGCCTCAAGGCGGCCGCCGAGGCCGTCCGCGCCAAGCAGGCCGACGTCGCCAACATGTGACCCGAGCTCAGCCCACGGAGGGGCACGCCGGCACCCGCCGGCGTGCCCCTCCGCCGTTCCCACCCCTCCCGCCCCCGCCCGGCTCCCGCCCGGGGCCCGGGTGGGGTGGGGCCGGGTCAGAGGGCGACGAAGGGGGTGCCCAGGTGGGGGGTGGCGAGGAGGGCGGGGCCGTGCGCGGTGAGGGTGCGGAGCAGGGTCGTGCGGGAGGCGCGGGCGGTGGCCGGGTCCTCCTCGTGGGCGTACGCCAGGTCGGGGTCGACGAGCTGGATGGCGTGGACCAGCAGGTCGCCGGTGATCAGCAGGCGCTCGTCGGTCGCCTCCACCAGCACCGACTGGTGGCCGGGGGTGTGGCCGGGGGTGCTCAGCGCGCGTACCCCCGGGGTCAGTGGGGTGTCACCGTCGACCACCCGGAGCTGGCCGGCGGCGCGCAACGGACCGACCAGCCGGGCCGGCAGCTCGGGGTGGAACAGCTCCAACGCGTCCAGCTCGGCCCGCTGCACCAGGTGGTCCGCGTTCGGGAAGTAGGGGTGGCCGGGCGCGCCGGCCACCGCCCAACCGATGTGGTCGCTGTGCAGGTGGGTGAGGACCACGGTGCGCACGTCGGCGGGGTCGATGCCGGCGGCGGACAGTTCCTCCGGCAGCCGGCCGGGCGCCGGCGCCCAGCTCGCGGCGGGGGAGTCGGCCGGGCCGATCCCGGCGTCGACCAGGGTGACCGGCCCGTCGCCGGCGCGTAGGGCGAAGCAGCGGAACTGCAGCCACCACCCTCCCTGAGCGGTCAC
The window above is part of the Micromonospora inositola genome. Proteins encoded here:
- a CDS encoding MBL fold metallo-hydrolase codes for the protein MPLSRTLGSITVTALTDGEGRFFQPRVEAFPDATEADWREADRRDPASVTAQGGWWLQFRCFALRAGDGPVTLVDAGIGPADSPAASWAPAPGRLPEELSAAGIDPADVRTVVLTHLHSDHIGWAVAGAPGHPYFPNADHLVQRAELDALELFHPELPARLVGPLRAAGQLRVVDGDTPLTPGVRALSTPGHTPGHQSVLVEATDERLLITGDLLVHAIQLVDPDLAYAHEEDPATARASRTTLLRTLTAHGPALLATPHLGTPFVAL